One region of Metallosphaera sedula DSM 5348 genomic DNA includes:
- a CDS encoding 4Fe-4S binding protein has product MLTAISWTLYSFLPYWQLMLPLLYGVYFVTGGRVMTRLNSSAKVSLILLLEGFVSIFLASLVIMGPSSISNVVIGPWVGINILWNLLLSFEAIASSPSFMVLIGLWLGVPLTWRIIKTKRTGNKVRLSLMFTSYWIYSIYLPFFSPFQSIFPKIPYSWFNGFGTFGPVTPSLFTGILGTYAVTALLSYLFGGRQICSVTCTAPYMLQGFHDGLKTFNRTSALGRKTLTSRLSPVFKITSILVWTNLMIFAILSYLNQVHLTNFYILDNDPTVFLTSLYFNFTWYIQFILAPLLGDYSCVTNGLCAWGTFNLFFGYLGPFKLKVRDPTTCLQCRTVDCAKACPVGLTDMRASFIKKQEFKAFKCIGAGGCIEACPHDNIFIEDGRVYLKKIVQWWNK; this is encoded by the coding sequence TTGTTAACTGCCATATCTTGGACTCTGTACTCCTTTCTACCATATTGGCAATTGATGCTACCCCTCCTCTATGGGGTTTATTTTGTTACTGGAGGAAGAGTCATGACAAGGCTCAATTCCTCAGCCAAGGTTTCCTTGATTCTACTTTTGGAGGGCTTTGTATCCATTTTCCTTGCTTCATTGGTGATAATGGGACCAAGCTCTATATCTAACGTAGTCATAGGTCCCTGGGTAGGAATTAATATCCTGTGGAACTTGCTTCTTTCATTTGAGGCAATAGCTTCCTCACCATCCTTCATGGTTTTGATTGGGTTATGGCTTGGAGTTCCTCTAACCTGGAGAATAATCAAGACGAAAAGGACAGGGAATAAGGTGAGGCTTTCCCTCATGTTCACCTCGTACTGGATATATAGTATCTATTTGCCCTTCTTTTCACCCTTTCAGTCAATCTTCCCTAAAATACCCTACTCATGGTTCAATGGTTTTGGGACCTTTGGACCTGTAACACCATCTCTCTTCACCGGGATACTCGGCACCTATGCCGTAACTGCATTGCTCTCTTACCTCTTTGGCGGAAGACAGATCTGCTCCGTAACCTGCACTGCACCTTACATGTTACAGGGTTTTCATGACGGTCTTAAAACCTTCAATAGGACTTCCGCTCTAGGGAGGAAAACCCTCACGTCAAGGCTTTCTCCGGTGTTTAAGATTACCTCAATCCTGGTCTGGACGAATTTAATGATATTTGCCATACTCTCCTATCTGAACCAGGTTCATCTTACAAACTTTTACATTCTAGATAATGACCCTACAGTCTTCCTCACGTCCTTGTACTTCAACTTTACATGGTATATTCAGTTCATCTTAGCCCCGCTCTTAGGAGACTATTCCTGTGTAACCAATGGCCTGTGTGCTTGGGGAACATTTAACCTGTTTTTTGGATACCTGGGCCCCTTTAAGCTCAAGGTAAGGGATCCGACAACTTGCCTGCAATGTAGAACTGTAGACTGTGCCAAGGCCTGTCCCGTGGGACTCACAGACATGAGAGCCTCGTTTATAAAGAAGCAAGAGTTCAAGGCCTTTAAATGCATTGGAGCAGGGGGGTGCATTGAAGCCTGCCCTCACGACAATATTTTCATCGAGGA
- a CDS encoding DUF929 domain-containing protein, translating to MNKKFLVFILVIVIIIAVLAITNLRQVQSSSYGIGTYVSAPVNLELYELAQNQSGFVQFNSTFVYSVKQGNAELTYQGKPVVIFVGAEWCPYCGAEMWSFIIALDRFGNVSGLRYMESSSTDIYPNVPTFTLENLSYKSQYISVLAYEFQDRNHQPLQGVPSNIYQLWQQLGNGSIPFIDVAGIYYQVGTTNNPALLQMKNWTYVLDQLHAENLISYQIFSSANLLTAEICLSDGNQPSHVCEQPAIVHYENELKSTFPSYISLNDSQQSNMLYADQPLSRPLSGHKHEIEFSSVGAWKGSALTLPRDNMIT from the coding sequence GTGAATAAGAAATTTCTTGTTTTTATTCTTGTAATTGTTATCATTATTGCAGTTCTAGCTATCACCAATCTACGGCAGGTTCAATCTTCAAGCTATGGTATTGGTACATATGTTTCTGCTCCCGTTAACCTTGAGCTTTACGAACTGGCACAGAATCAGAGCGGATTCGTTCAATTCAATAGTACATTTGTATATTCAGTAAAGCAAGGGAATGCTGAACTTACTTACCAGGGTAAGCCAGTTGTTATTTTCGTTGGTGCAGAGTGGTGCCCTTACTGTGGTGCGGAGATGTGGTCTTTCATCATAGCCTTGGATAGATTTGGCAACGTTTCCGGACTGAGGTATATGGAATCCAGCTCCACAGACATTTACCCCAATGTTCCCACTTTCACTCTTGAAAACTTGAGTTACAAGAGCCAATACATCTCCGTTCTTGCTTATGAATTCCAAGATAGGAATCATCAACCCCTTCAAGGTGTTCCCTCTAACATTTACCAATTATGGCAACAACTAGGTAATGGAAGTATACCATTTATAGATGTAGCTGGTATATATTACCAAGTTGGAACGACAAATAATCCTGCACTTCTTCAAATGAAGAATTGGACTTACGTTCTTGACCAACTTCATGCAGAGAACTTAATCTCATACCAAATTTTCTCATCTGCAAATCTACTTACTGCCGAAATCTGCCTATCAGACGGAAATCAGCCATCTCATGTATGCGAACAACCTGCGATAGTTCACTACGAAAATGAATTAAAATCGACTTTTCCAAGCTACATAAGCCTAAACGACTCGCAACAATCCAACATGCTTTATGCCGATCAACCGCTATCTAGACCTCTTTCTGGCCATAAACATGAGATAGAGTTTAGCAGTGTGGGAGCATGGAAAGGATCCGCACTCACACTCCCCCGAGACAACATGATTACCTGA